From the Vibrio algarum genome, one window contains:
- a CDS encoding ATP-binding protein: MHNLVPTNTTLLSDQVRLNQILFNLLSNSVKFTHYGQIDVTFSVVQNKISNMVLCIEVRDTGIGISSENLETIFDPFTQSEKTSIREYGGSGLGLSIVKLLVEMLEGTIKITSEEHVGTKLSLHIPVEERRKLPRVSLKIDKTNSLELFHRQLSMLLVEDNKTNAYIAQAFCKKYGMIVEWVQDGVTAIECLKTNEYDLIMMDNQMPNMDGIEATQIIRNELHMKTPIIACTADGYEDTKNAFLEAGANCVLVKPIKEQPLREAFIILKNDLSNDL, translated from the coding sequence GTGCACAATTTAGTTCCAACCAATACGACGTTACTGTCGGATCAGGTTCGCCTTAATCAGATATTATTTAATCTATTGAGTAATTCAGTAAAATTTACCCATTATGGACAGATTGACGTTACTTTTTCGGTTGTTCAAAACAAAATAAGTAACATGGTATTGTGTATTGAAGTCAGAGATACAGGTATTGGGATATCCTCAGAAAATTTAGAAACGATTTTTGACCCATTTACACAATCGGAAAAAACATCAATAAGAGAGTACGGTGGAAGTGGTTTAGGGCTATCCATAGTTAAATTGTTAGTAGAAATGCTTGAAGGCACAATAAAAATCACCAGTGAAGAGCATGTGGGGACTAAACTGTCGCTGCATATACCCGTAGAAGAACGACGTAAATTACCTCGTGTAAGCCTTAAAATAGACAAAACTAATTCGTTAGAGCTTTTCCACCGTCAATTATCTATGCTTTTGGTCGAAGACAACAAAACCAACGCGTATATTGCGCAAGCATTTTGTAAAAAATATGGAATGATAGTCGAATGGGTACAGGATGGTGTTACGGCAATCGAATGCCTTAAGACAAATGAATATGACCTGATCATGATGGACAATCAAATGCCTAATATGGATGGTATTGAAGCCACTCAAATTATTAGAAATGAACTACACATGAAAACACCAATAATTGCATGTACAGCTGACGGTTATGAAGACACCAAAAATGCATTTTTAGAGGCTGGTGCGAACTGTGTATTAGTAAAGCCTATAAAAGAACAACCTTTACGTGAGGCGTTTATTATACTAAAAAATGATTTGTCTAATGATCTTTAG
- a CDS encoding SulP family inorganic anion transporter: MIALKEAYKAGLLQKKYWMNNILSGVIVGVVALPLAMAFAIASGAKPEQGIYTAIIAGFCVSIFGGSRLQIAGPTGAFIVILSGITAEHGIIGLQIATFMAGIILFIFGLTKLGSIIKFIPAPVIVGFTAGIGVIIWVGQWRDFFGLPAVTGEHFHQKIVMLIQLLPQFHLTTTLFGVTSLLLLIVCPKLPRVNKIPAPLIALVLATASQAIFQFDGIKTIGTAFGGIPLGLPSFEPLSFEWSQVITLIGPAFAIAMLGAIESLLSAVVADGMVGTKHNSNQELVGQGIANMVSPLFGGFAATGAIARTATNIRNGGNSPLAGIVHAITLGIVVLVLAPLADNIPLATLAAILFVVAWNMSEAKHFVKMMRTAPQADIVVLLITFTLTIFADLVVAVNIGVILATLHFLRRMASSVEVSMQSSELINSERVLTGISSLPKDTIVYNVDGPFFFGAVDSLERTLSETKTEPEYLVIRLKWVPFIDITGIEALDKVIRELQRRGIRVMVSGANSRVEKKLEKAGVLELIGDYYYFDSFDDAIKAIRERQVV, translated from the coding sequence ATGATAGCGTTAAAAGAAGCGTATAAAGCTGGCTTGCTACAGAAAAAATACTGGATGAATAATATTTTGTCTGGTGTCATCGTTGGTGTTGTCGCTTTGCCTTTGGCAATGGCATTTGCTATCGCATCTGGCGCGAAACCTGAGCAGGGTATTTACACGGCTATTATAGCCGGTTTTTGTGTGTCTATATTTGGTGGTAGTCGACTACAGATAGCAGGACCTACTGGTGCCTTCATCGTTATATTGTCGGGTATTACGGCTGAACACGGTATTATAGGGTTGCAAATTGCCACTTTTATGGCCGGAATAATATTGTTCATCTTTGGTCTGACAAAACTTGGTTCTATTATAAAGTTTATTCCTGCCCCTGTTATTGTCGGATTTACTGCAGGTATCGGGGTCATTATATGGGTAGGCCAATGGCGTGATTTTTTTGGATTACCAGCGGTAACAGGAGAACATTTTCACCAAAAGATAGTTATGCTCATTCAGTTGCTTCCGCAGTTTCATTTAACAACAACATTATTTGGTGTTACATCGTTATTGCTTCTAATAGTGTGCCCAAAGCTTCCCAGGGTTAATAAAATCCCTGCTCCTTTGATTGCTTTAGTCCTTGCAACAGCTTCTCAAGCAATATTCCAATTTGATGGTATTAAAACAATAGGAACAGCGTTTGGTGGTATTCCACTAGGTTTGCCTTCATTTGAACCTTTAAGTTTTGAGTGGAGTCAGGTGATTACTCTTATTGGTCCTGCATTTGCTATTGCGATGCTTGGTGCAATAGAATCGTTGCTCTCTGCTGTTGTAGCTGATGGTATGGTTGGAACCAAACATAACTCCAACCAAGAATTAGTAGGGCAGGGAATCGCAAATATGGTATCGCCTTTGTTTGGTGGCTTTGCTGCAACGGGGGCAATAGCACGCACAGCGACAAATATTCGTAATGGTGGTAATAGCCCTCTTGCAGGGATTGTACATGCCATAACTCTTGGTATTGTGGTTTTGGTTCTTGCTCCTTTAGCTGACAACATACCTTTAGCAACTTTAGCTGCAATTCTATTTGTCGTTGCATGGAATATGAGCGAAGCAAAACACTTTGTTAAGATGATGCGAACGGCACCTCAAGCCGATATAGTTGTCCTGCTTATCACATTCACATTAACTATTTTCGCCGATCTAGTTGTTGCCGTTAATATCGGTGTCATTCTCGCGACGCTTCATTTTTTACGTCGTATGGCATCAAGTGTCGAAGTGTCTATGCAGTCATCAGAACTAATCAATAGTGAAAGAGTATTAACAGGCATTTCATCACTTCCTAAAGACACTATTGTTTATAACGTTGATGGCCCTTTCTTTTTTGGTGCGGTTGATAGTTTAGAGCGAACATTGTCAGAGACCAAAACTGAACCAGAATATTTAGTTATTCGATTAAAGTGGGTTCCTTTTATCGACATAACGGGGATAGAAGCTTTAGACAAAGTTATAAGAGAATTACAGCGCCGAGGAATCCGCGTTATGGTTTCAGGAGCTAACTCAAGAGTTGAGAAAAAACTGGAAAAGGCAGGTGTTCTTGAACTCATCGGTGACTATTATTACTTTGACTCTTTTGACGACGCGATAAAGGCAATACGAGAAAGGCAAGTAGTTTAA
- a CDS encoding PilZ domain-containing protein, whose product MSTANQKKNNIKQYLEFGMRLTVTIKFGPKDEYNLQCNLIGIKENQFMLLDMSQKAVEDLITRKTSNVSAVVRGITDTDLGHIIAFKTKIITVISRPTWLMFVRLPYNFESKPIREHKRFKLDIPITLEHKETKSTGTLRDLSASGCGIYLQEALPLEKNSIVTISPKLEHFPKDIPQCSVVNCRRQNGGLLIGIKFEEAIEIQNDLKYEILDLSFES is encoded by the coding sequence ATGAGTACAGCAAATCAAAAAAAGAACAACATTAAGCAATATTTAGAGTTTGGTATGCGTCTTACGGTTACCATAAAATTTGGCCCTAAAGATGAATATAACCTGCAATGTAATTTAATCGGTATAAAAGAAAACCAATTTATGTTGTTGGATATGAGCCAAAAGGCTGTCGAAGACTTAATCACACGTAAGACAAGTAATGTAAGTGCTGTTGTCAGGGGGATTACGGATACTGATCTCGGTCATATCATCGCTTTCAAAACTAAGATAATCACCGTAATATCGCGACCAACTTGGTTAATGTTTGTCCGTCTACCTTATAATTTTGAAAGTAAACCTATTAGAGAGCACAAACGATTTAAGCTTGATATACCAATCACACTTGAGCATAAAGAAACAAAATCTACTGGTACGCTGCGCGATCTTTCTGCTTCAGGTTGCGGTATCTATTTACAAGAAGCTCTCCCTTTGGAAAAAAATTCGATTGTAACCATTAGCCCTAAACTCGAACACTTTCCTAAAGATATCCCTCAGTGCAGCGTAGTTAACTGCCGACGCCAGAATGGTGGGTTATTGATTGGTATTAAGTTTGAAGAAGCTATAGAGATTCAAAATGACCTTAAGTACGAAATACTCGACCTCTCCTTCGAAAGTTGA
- a CDS encoding methylglyoxal synthase, whose protein sequence is MKTTTRTIPAHKHIALVAHDHYKPELLRWVEENKDKLQSHFLYATGTTGNMLSKETGLAIKSMISGPMGGDQQIGALISEGKIDMLIFFWDPLNSVPHDPDVKALLRIASVWNIPVATNRASAKFLFESKLLEQEVVIEIPDYQSYLADRT, encoded by the coding sequence ATGAAAACAACAACCAGAACCATTCCAGCACACAAACACATCGCGCTGGTCGCTCACGATCATTACAAACCCGAGCTACTTCGTTGGGTAGAAGAAAATAAAGATAAACTACAAAGTCACTTTTTATATGCAACTGGCACCACTGGCAACATGTTAAGCAAAGAAACCGGCTTGGCTATTAAAAGTATGATATCTGGCCCTATGGGAGGCGACCAACAAATTGGTGCGCTAATCTCTGAAGGCAAAATCGACATGCTGATTTTTTTCTGGGATCCACTAAACTCGGTTCCACATGACCCTGATGTAAAAGCACTACTGAGAATAGCCAGTGTTTGGAATATCCCGGTTGCAACTAACCGTGCATCGGCTAAATTTTTGTTTGAATCTAAGCTATTAGAACAAGAAGTCGTTATTGAGATCCCAGACTACCAATCTTATTTAGCCGACAGAACCTAA
- the arfB gene encoding alternative ribosome rescue aminoacyl-tRNA hydrolase ArfB, with amino-acid sequence MLKISNTVEISDWEIQLTAIRSQGAGGQNVNKVASAIHLRFDVIHSTLPDFYKQRLLNMKDSRITKEGVIIIKAQQFRTQEKNREDALNRLKELIISVSHIDKARRATRPTRSSQRKRVDKKVLKGKTKALRGRPSAYD; translated from the coding sequence ATGCTAAAAATCTCAAACACTGTCGAAATTTCCGACTGGGAAATTCAACTAACCGCTATACGCTCACAGGGTGCAGGTGGTCAAAACGTAAATAAAGTTGCAAGTGCGATACACCTGCGATTTGACGTTATACATTCGACACTTCCCGATTTCTATAAACAGCGTTTATTAAATATGAAAGACAGCCGAATTACCAAAGAAGGGGTGATCATCATTAAAGCCCAACAATTTCGGACTCAAGAGAAAAACCGAGAAGATGCTCTTAATAGACTGAAAGAACTTATCATATCCGTTTCTCATATAGATAAAGCACGCAGAGCTACTCGACCAACACGTTCATCTCAACGAAAAAGAGTAGACAAAAAAGTACTTAAAGGAAAAACCAAAGCGCTGCGTGGCAGACCATCAGCATATGATTAA
- a CDS encoding beta-phosphoglucomutase family hydrolase, translated as MNIDLSQYEGVIFDMDGTLIDTMPAHLDAWETTATEFGFPYDRDWIHGLGGKPSPAIAREISIRYGVELDYQAVANFKMTTFSSLEEQGNVIRHTFDVLKKVHGNKKLALGTGSQRHNAIRLLEERDLMAYFDSIVTASDVVNFKPCPDTFVQAAQNMGLEPASCVVFEDTELGKQAAHAAKMDCILVLADGFELRPFTG; from the coding sequence ATGAATATTGATCTTTCCCAATATGAAGGTGTGATTTTTGATATGGACGGTACGTTAATTGACACTATGCCAGCACATCTTGATGCATGGGAGACAACTGCCACGGAGTTTGGCTTTCCGTATGACAGAGATTGGATTCACGGTTTAGGGGGCAAACCAAGCCCTGCAATAGCAAGAGAAATTAGTATTCGCTACGGTGTCGAATTAGATTATCAGGCGGTCGCAAACTTTAAAATGACTACGTTTTCGTCTTTGGAAGAGCAGGGCAATGTTATTCGTCATACGTTTGATGTACTTAAGAAGGTTCATGGAAACAAAAAACTGGCGCTTGGTACCGGAAGTCAAAGACACAATGCGATAAGGCTGTTAGAGGAGCGTGATTTAATGGCTTATTTTGACTCTATTGTCACTGCATCGGATGTTGTTAATTTTAAACCGTGCCCAGATACCTTCGTACAAGCTGCGCAAAACATGGGATTAGAACCAGCATCTTGTGTTGTATTTGAAGATACAGAGTTAGGAAAACAAGCTGCACATGCAGCGAAGATGGATTGCATTTTAGTTCTTGCTGATGGATTTGAACTACGTCCATTTACTGGATAA
- a CDS encoding thiol:disulfide interchange protein DsbA/DsbL translates to MLINITKSFLLVVFTLFTVACSDNNTPELGKQYSVLPNDLSSLKLAPITEVFSLTCGHCRNMEASLPEIESLTNQKIGKVHVTFNQSAQVSAMLYYAAVMQLDKQPDHDLMAALFEVVQQQEGTMEQKQARIEEVFVSRGLISPYNFDNSHVSDMEQHLTFADEVSRKADINSVPSFIINGKYLLISEGHKDIPDLAATINYLLSKSES, encoded by the coding sequence ATGTTAATTAATATTACTAAATCTTTTCTTTTGGTGGTTTTCACTTTGTTCACTGTAGCCTGTAGTGACAACAATACCCCTGAGCTTGGCAAACAATACAGTGTGTTACCAAACGACTTATCTTCACTAAAGCTAGCCCCTATTACTGAAGTTTTTTCTTTAACCTGTGGTCATTGTCGTAATATGGAGGCTTCGTTACCTGAAATTGAATCCCTTACCAATCAAAAAATCGGCAAAGTACACGTCACATTTAATCAAAGTGCACAAGTTAGTGCCATGCTTTATTATGCTGCCGTGATGCAATTAGATAAACAGCCAGACCACGACTTGATGGCAGCCTTATTTGAAGTTGTACAGCAGCAAGAAGGCACAATGGAGCAAAAACAAGCTCGAATTGAAGAGGTTTTTGTATCTCGAGGTCTGATCAGCCCGTATAATTTTGATAATTCACACGTAAGTGACATGGAGCAGCATTTGACATTTGCCGACGAAGTATCAAGAAAAGCAGATATCAACTCTGTACCTAGTTTTATTATCAACGGTAAATATTTACTTATCTCTGAAGGTCACAAAGATATACCAGATCTTGCGGCCACCATTAACTACCTACTATCTAAATCTGAATCATAA
- the yccS gene encoding YccS family putative transporter: protein MQFLTNIRQLWVNPAINHGLLILITLLGVTIPCWYFELQETATPLILGVIAAALAESDDNFKGRIKAQVLTVLCFVIATFSIEILFDHPVLFAIGLFSSSIGFIMVGAIGPRYAKIAFGSLLIAIYTMLGAHSSTNLWLQPLLLLTGAIWYFFSSTVWYSIAPLRPVQQSLATVFEQLSYYFDAKKTLFHPISNLTPQPYRIHEAKLNVEIVVALNNFKQIILSRSNRGIVDGPSDRFLKIYFLAQDIHERISSSHYRYQDLGSTFIHSDIMFRFKHLIDLQARACSKIAFCINSGVVYEHGEDSNQALEEIQRSIKYLEDQNNTSWKPLLEQLNYLFSNLSTIEKLLSNISNPDAINRENDDILDDTDAHSLKEMWLRVRSNLNPSSLLFRHAIRLSIALTLGYGIIQMFDIERGYWILLTTLFVCQPNYSATRQKLVSRVIGTLIGLFVGVILLSLFPSMLSQLIIIVLSCVAFFVFRVNNYSYATAFITILVLFCFNQLGEGFAVIMPRLTDTLIGCLLAVGAVTYILPDWQSRRLHNVMAESISANKLYLAQIIGQYRLGKQNDLTYRIARRRAHNQTSLLSSAITNMLVEPGKHRSSVDDSFRFLTLNHALLSYISALGAHRQRISEQSTHLLILEAHREIHGLLEALYVQLHNDTQSQINEQIYSDIETKLSAWRQDEEGSARMVLQQLHLIYRMLPELQSLANKLAKRNRKDAVLT from the coding sequence GTGCAATTTCTAACTAATATTCGTCAGTTGTGGGTAAATCCAGCCATTAATCATGGCCTACTTATACTCATCACTTTACTCGGTGTCACTATACCTTGTTGGTACTTTGAGCTACAAGAAACTGCCACGCCTTTGATTTTAGGTGTTATTGCTGCAGCTTTAGCAGAATCAGATGACAATTTTAAAGGTAGAATAAAAGCGCAAGTCTTGACCGTACTTTGCTTCGTTATCGCTACATTTTCTATCGAGATTTTATTTGACCATCCTGTTTTATTTGCTATTGGACTTTTTTCATCTTCTATAGGCTTTATAATGGTAGGGGCTATAGGTCCTCGATACGCAAAAATTGCCTTTGGCTCTTTGCTTATCGCTATTTATACAATGTTAGGAGCACATAGCAGTACAAACCTTTGGCTACAACCATTACTTCTTCTCACTGGCGCTATATGGTATTTTTTTAGTTCTACAGTTTGGTATAGCATTGCCCCCTTAAGGCCCGTACAACAAAGTTTAGCTACCGTATTTGAACAGCTTTCCTATTATTTTGACGCTAAGAAAACCCTTTTCCACCCGATTTCTAACCTCACTCCACAACCCTATCGTATTCACGAAGCTAAATTAAACGTGGAAATAGTGGTCGCACTAAACAATTTTAAGCAAATTATACTCTCGCGATCTAACCGAGGAATCGTCGACGGTCCAAGTGATCGCTTCCTTAAGATTTATTTTTTAGCACAAGATATTCACGAAAGAATAAGCTCTAGCCATTATCGATACCAGGACTTAGGGAGCACTTTTATTCATTCAGATATTATGTTCCGATTCAAACATTTAATCGACCTTCAAGCTCGCGCTTGTTCAAAAATTGCGTTTTGTATTAACTCCGGTGTTGTCTACGAACATGGGGAAGATTCAAACCAAGCACTTGAAGAAATTCAGCGTTCAATTAAATACCTAGAAGATCAGAATAATACGAGTTGGAAACCTTTATTAGAACAACTTAACTATCTTTTTAGCAACCTATCCACTATCGAAAAGCTGCTATCTAATATAAGTAACCCTGATGCGATAAATAGAGAAAATGACGATATTCTAGATGATACTGATGCCCATAGCCTTAAGGAGATGTGGCTAAGAGTTAGATCCAACCTTAACCCTTCATCTCTGCTTTTCAGGCACGCTATTCGATTATCAATCGCATTAACACTTGGCTATGGCATCATACAAATGTTCGATATAGAAAGGGGTTATTGGATCTTACTAACCACTCTTTTTGTATGCCAACCAAACTATAGCGCTACGCGCCAAAAGTTAGTCTCCAGAGTGATAGGCACCCTTATTGGGTTATTTGTCGGCGTAATTCTATTGTCGCTCTTTCCTTCCATGCTAAGCCAATTAATTATTATTGTACTTTCTTGCGTTGCTTTTTTCGTCTTTCGTGTCAACAACTACAGCTACGCGACTGCTTTTATTACGATCTTAGTTTTATTCTGTTTTAACCAATTAGGTGAAGGATTCGCGGTCATCATGCCTAGATTAACGGACACTCTAATTGGCTGCCTATTAGCAGTAGGCGCTGTGACGTATATTCTACCCGATTGGCAATCTAGGCGATTACATAACGTGATGGCTGAATCTATTTCAGCTAACAAATTGTATTTAGCACAGATTATTGGGCAATACAGATTAGGCAAACAAAATGATTTAACTTATCGAATAGCGCGCCGACGTGCCCATAATCAGACATCCTTACTTAGTTCCGCAATAACAAATATGTTGGTCGAACCAGGCAAGCATCGCTCTTCTGTTGATGATAGTTTCAGATTTCTTACTTTGAACCACGCCCTTCTCAGCTATATATCCGCCTTAGGAGCTCATAGACAAAGAATTTCCGAACAATCAACACACTTACTCATTCTTGAAGCTCATCGAGAGATCCATGGCCTACTAGAGGCATTGTATGTGCAATTACACAATGATACTCAATCGCAAATCAACGAACAGATTTATAGTGATATAGAGACAAAACTGTCAGCATGGCGTCAAGATGAGGAAGGTTCCGCCAGAATGGTTTTACAACAGCTGCATTTAATCTATCGAATGTTGCCAGAGTTACAATCTTTGGCTAACAAACTTGCTAAGCGTAATCGTAAAGACGCGGTATTAACGTAA
- the torT gene encoding TMAO reductase system periplasmic protein TorT → MTSCFRNLAVGNACVILGLLSTPIVTQAAEKICAIYPHLKDSYWLSVNYGMVSESKLYGIDLKVFESGGYPNLNKQRQQLANCRDWGADAIILGTVSPQAYMDQIPKLIGDIPLFSTVNKLYLGEQDKPQFKGSVGVDWYWMGYNAGQYLAQQHPKGSGNVKIAWLPGPKMSGGTKPSNNGFYDAIQDSDVTIVSTLWADNDKELQRNLVQQVLEETTVDYIVGSAVAIEAAISEVRAAGKEKDIRLVSFYFSHGIYRALLRDKVLFTSTDKMVLQGRLSIRQAHAFLNKIPYSTNESPTIETLTPNSLKNTITRDSLSPSEFRPTFSVTHEQ, encoded by the coding sequence ATGACCTCGTGCTTTAGAAACTTAGCTGTAGGAAACGCCTGCGTAATTTTAGGGTTGCTGAGTACACCAATCGTTACTCAAGCTGCTGAAAAAATTTGCGCTATCTACCCCCACCTAAAAGACTCATATTGGCTATCTGTTAATTACGGTATGGTTAGCGAAAGTAAGCTTTATGGTATCGATTTAAAAGTATTCGAGTCCGGCGGTTACCCAAATCTAAACAAGCAACGCCAGCAACTCGCCAATTGTCGCGATTGGGGTGCAGATGCCATTATATTAGGGACGGTATCCCCTCAAGCCTATATGGATCAAATACCTAAATTGATAGGCGATATCCCACTGTTTTCGACGGTCAATAAACTTTATTTAGGCGAGCAAGACAAACCACAGTTCAAAGGTTCCGTTGGCGTTGACTGGTATTGGATGGGCTATAACGCCGGACAATACTTAGCGCAACAACACCCTAAAGGCTCGGGAAACGTTAAAATTGCTTGGTTACCCGGCCCTAAAATGAGTGGTGGAACTAAACCAAGTAATAACGGTTTCTATGACGCTATTCAAGATTCTGATGTCACTATTGTCAGTACACTTTGGGCAGACAACGACAAAGAGCTTCAACGTAACCTAGTACAGCAAGTACTAGAAGAAACGACCGTAGATTACATTGTAGGCAGTGCCGTTGCGATAGAAGCCGCTATAAGTGAAGTTAGGGCTGCTGGAAAAGAGAAAGACATTCGGCTTGTTTCATTTTACTTTAGCCACGGTATATATAGAGCGTTATTGCGTGACAAGGTTCTTTTCACATCAACAGATAAAATGGTCCTGCAAGGCCGACTTTCTATAAGACAAGCCCACGCCTTTTTGAACAAAATACCTTACAGTACAAATGAATCGCCGACCATTGAGACTTTAACGCCGAACTCATTGAAGAATACAATTACTCGAGATTCACTGTCTCCTTCTGAATTCAGGCCAACATTTTCAGTGACTCATGAGCAATAG
- a CDS encoding FKBP-type peptidyl-prolyl cis-trans isomerase, translating into MSKIIFPIVIFVLAAFFIYRTWNNHKAADENFTTGQTFLESNAKEEGVITTESGLQYKILQEGTGTEHPTATSKVKVHYHGTLIDGTVFDSSVERNEPISFGLNQVIKGWQEGVQTMVVGQKIRLFVPSTLGYGKNGTGPIPPSSTLIFDVELLEIQ; encoded by the coding sequence GTGTCTAAAATTATCTTTCCTATCGTTATTTTTGTACTTGCCGCGTTTTTTATCTATCGCACATGGAACAATCACAAGGCTGCCGACGAAAACTTTACTACCGGACAAACATTTTTAGAGAGTAACGCTAAAGAAGAAGGTGTAATAACGACAGAAAGCGGTCTTCAGTACAAAATATTGCAAGAAGGCACCGGAACCGAGCACCCGACAGCAACGAGCAAAGTCAAAGTCCATTACCATGGCACATTAATCGATGGTACCGTTTTTGATAGTTCAGTAGAACGAAATGAGCCTATATCTTTCGGCCTAAATCAGGTAATTAAAGGTTGGCAAGAAGGTGTCCAAACAATGGTTGTTGGGCAAAAAATACGTCTGTTTGTACCGAGCACTCTCGGCTATGGGAAAAACGGGACGGGACCTATTCCTCCTTCTTCTACTCTAATTTTTGATGTTGAATTGCTCGAAATACAATAA
- the rlmF gene encoding 23S rRNA (adenine(1618)-N(6))-methyltransferase RlmF, which produces MNKIKNTSFKKRSIDTKTAIQVKIVSSPAGLHPKNKHHGRYNFEHLVKALPELERVITNNPRGEHSIDFSNPLAVKLLNKALLCRYYDVKTWDIPEGYLCPPIPGRADYIHRVADLLRNESKGLKHHLVRVLDIGVGANCIYPIIGVVDYKWSVVASDIDPVSIHSAKEIVTNNLPLKGKIECRLQTDSKNFFQNIILPGEYYDITTCNPPFHKSLSDAQQGTDRKIKNLALNRQKRGKSANIVAEKTQPALNFGGQKAELWCTGGEAEFVKNMVLESREFADQVLWFSTLISKKENVRWMKKNLEKVNAIDVQILEMSQGQKVSRIVAWTFKTHQQRQQWLKLKS; this is translated from the coding sequence ATGAACAAAATAAAAAACACCTCTTTTAAAAAGCGCTCGATTGATACGAAAACCGCCATCCAGGTTAAAATCGTAAGCAGTCCGGCTGGACTACACCCAAAAAACAAACATCATGGGCGCTACAATTTTGAACATCTGGTGAAGGCACTGCCCGAATTGGAAAGGGTTATAACTAATAATCCTAGAGGTGAGCACAGTATTGATTTTTCAAACCCTTTGGCCGTTAAACTACTCAATAAAGCGTTGCTTTGTCGATATTATGATGTCAAAACCTGGGATATTCCGGAAGGGTATTTATGCCCTCCAATCCCGGGTCGTGCTGACTATATTCATCGCGTCGCGGATTTGCTTCGTAATGAAAGTAAAGGGCTGAAGCATCATCTTGTTCGCGTCTTGGATATCGGCGTCGGTGCTAATTGTATTTATCCTATTATCGGTGTGGTTGATTATAAGTGGAGTGTGGTTGCAAGCGACATTGATCCTGTTTCGATTCACTCTGCAAAGGAGATAGTGACAAATAATTTACCACTTAAAGGCAAGATTGAATGTCGACTTCAAACTGACAGCAAGAATTTCTTCCAAAATATCATATTACCAGGTGAATATTACGACATCACAACTTGCAATCCACCTTTTCATAAATCACTTTCAGATGCTCAGCAAGGTACGGATAGGAAAATAAAAAACTTAGCATTAAACCGTCAAAAGCGAGGGAAATCAGCAAATATAGTAGCCGAAAAAACGCAACCAGCACTTAATTTTGGTGGGCAAAAAGCTGAGTTATGGTGTACTGGTGGCGAGGCGGAGTTTGTTAAGAATATGGTGTTAGAAAGTCGAGAGTTCGCTGACCAAGTACTTTGGTTTTCTACACTTATTTCCAAAAAAGAAAATGTCCGATGGATGAAGAAAAACTTAGAAAAAGTAAATGCTATCGATGTACAGATTCTAGAAATGAGTCAAGGACAAAAAGTAAGTCGAATTGTTGCGTGGACGTTTAAAACTCACCAGCAAAGACAGCAATGGTTAAAATTAAAAAGTTAA
- a CDS encoding VOC family protein: MSNDIKPSHNSINYIEFAATEFVKTKAFFSRVFDWTFEDYGEEYMAFTGIGLTGGFYYSQGVSVQEKGGALLVFYSDNLSKSVTEVKEAGGIINRDIFEFPGGRRFHFIEPSGNEMAVWSDK, encoded by the coding sequence ATGTCAAATGATATTAAACCTAGCCACAATTCCATCAACTATATCGAGTTTGCAGCAACTGAATTTGTAAAAACGAAAGCGTTTTTTAGCCGTGTATTTGACTGGACCTTTGAAGATTATGGTGAAGAGTATATGGCCTTTACTGGCATCGGTTTAACGGGTGGTTTCTACTATTCTCAAGGTGTATCTGTTCAAGAAAAAGGTGGAGCTCTACTTGTTTTTTACAGTGATAACCTAAGCAAAAGTGTTACTGAGGTTAAAGAGGCTGGTGGCATAATTAACAGAGATATATTTGAGTTTCCTGGCGGTAGGCGTTTTCATTTTATAGAACCAAGTGGCAATGAAATGGCCGTTTGGAGTGACAAATAG